One genomic segment of Arachis duranensis cultivar V14167 chromosome 4, aradu.V14167.gnm2.J7QH, whole genome shotgun sequence includes these proteins:
- the LOC107485378 gene encoding uncharacterized protein LOC107485378: MVKTLKKKYNLNMLGLLETKRDVISKYNVARIWGNSTVGWKFVESLGAAGGLLLMWNEMMFQKSNCYKEERWLCIEGVLTKNNFQCANCLVYRTHGREDKWVVWEELSYIVGLCQVSFCLLGDFNEILQVEDSKGVMSLSVSAEEFKTWVQDMQLVDLPLTNRKFTWFRSQSCSRIDRVLVNIEWVEKFPDIRLKGGPRGFVRSLLVDSGGYKSKRGPSTVQESRFLVYP, encoded by the coding sequence ATGGTAaaaacattgaagaaaaagtataatttgAACATGTTAGGATTGCTTGAAACAAAAAGGGATgttatttcaaaatataatgtTGCCAGGATTTGGGGAAATAGTACTGTAGGTTGGAAGTTTGTGGAATCTCTTGGGGCGGCTGGGGGGCTTTTGTTGATGTGGAATGAAATGATGTTTCAGAAAAGTAATTGTTATAAAGAAGAGAGGTGGTTGTGCATTGAGGGAGTGTTAACAAAGAATAACTTTCAGTGTGCTAATTGTTTGGTGTACAGGACGCATGGGAGGGAGGACAAGTGGGTGGTGTGGGAGGAGTTGAGCTATATTGTAGGCTTGTGCCAGGTTTCTTTCTGTTTGTTGGGGGACTTCAATGAGATCTTGCAAGTGGAGGATAGCAAAGGGGTGATGAGTTTGTCGGTTTCAGCAGAAGAGTTTAAGACTTGGGTTCAAGACATGCAGTTGGTGGATCTCCCCCTTACTAATAGGAAGTTCACATGGTTCAGGAGTCAATCTTGTAGCAGAATTGATAGGGTGTTGGTTAATATCGAATGGGTGGAAAAGTTTCCTGACATTAGGCTGAAAGGCGGTCCAAGGGGCTTTGTCAGATCACTGCTCGTTGATTCTGGAGGATACAAGAGTAAGAGGGGGCCCTCGACCGTTCAGGAGTCTAGATTCCTGGTTTACCCATGA